One Oharaeibacter diazotrophicus DNA window includes the following coding sequences:
- a CDS encoding glutamine synthetase family protein, with translation MVKALTDMADDEARRFLKAHPDVESVEYLITDSNGVVRGKWAPPQSLAKAASAGIAMPLSLFGFDVWGRDVPAAGLSFETGDGDGVCRLVPGSIRRVPWARRPTAQALVSMHLDAGAPWTLDPRQQLAAAVERLARLGLRAVAAFELEFYLIDPERQGEALPVLSGTPGPERPNTYGLDDLAIYEDLFADIRAAAAVQGLPIDTIVSEAAAGQFEVNLRHKPDALGVADDAVMLKRLIVEIARRRGLRATFMAKPWIDRPGNGMHVHASLVDRDGVNVFADPARGTQRLEQAIAGLVDGMAASTLVFAPTFNAYRRLRPGAHAPTRASWGYNNRTVAIRVPNSEPYARRLEHRVAGADANPYLVMAAVLNGMADGLEREARVQPPVNGDDNVSAIPQLPRDMASAIATFETSDFVRRGFGTGWRKVFAAVKRAELAAFLDEITPLERSTYL, from the coding sequence TTGGTCAAGGCCCTGACCGACATGGCGGACGACGAGGCGAGGCGCTTCCTGAAGGCGCATCCGGACGTCGAGAGCGTCGAGTACCTGATCACCGATTCCAACGGCGTCGTCCGGGGCAAGTGGGCGCCGCCGCAGAGTCTCGCCAAGGCCGCCAGCGCCGGCATCGCGATGCCGCTGTCGCTGTTCGGCTTCGACGTCTGGGGGCGCGACGTGCCGGCGGCGGGCCTGTCCTTCGAGACCGGCGACGGCGACGGCGTCTGCCGGCTGGTGCCGGGCTCGATCCGCCGCGTGCCCTGGGCGCGCCGGCCGACGGCGCAGGCGCTGGTGTCGATGCACCTCGACGCCGGGGCGCCGTGGACGCTCGATCCGCGCCAGCAGCTCGCCGCCGCGGTCGAGCGGCTCGCCCGGCTCGGCCTTCGCGCCGTTGCCGCCTTCGAGCTCGAGTTCTACCTGATCGATCCCGAGCGCCAGGGCGAGGCCCTGCCGGTGCTGTCCGGCACGCCGGGGCCGGAGCGGCCGAATACCTACGGCCTCGACGACCTCGCGATCTACGAGGACCTGTTCGCCGACATCCGCGCCGCCGCCGCCGTCCAGGGCCTGCCGATCGACACCATCGTGTCGGAGGCCGCCGCCGGGCAGTTCGAGGTCAACCTCCGCCACAAGCCGGACGCGCTCGGCGTCGCCGACGACGCGGTGATGCTGAAGCGGCTGATCGTCGAGATCGCCCGCCGCCGCGGCTTGCGCGCCACCTTCATGGCCAAGCCCTGGATCGACCGGCCCGGCAACGGCATGCACGTCCACGCCAGTCTGGTCGACCGCGACGGCGTCAACGTCTTCGCCGACCCCGCCCGCGGCACGCAGCGGCTTGAGCAGGCGATCGCCGGCCTCGTCGACGGCATGGCCGCCTCGACGCTGGTATTCGCGCCCACCTTCAACGCCTATCGCCGGCTGCGCCCCGGCGCCCACGCCCCGACCAGGGCCTCATGGGGCTACAACAACCGCACTGTCGCGATCCGTGTGCCCAATTCCGAGCCCTACGCCCGGCGCCTCGAGCACCGCGTCGCCGGCGCCGACGCCAACCCCTATCTCGTCATGGCGGCGGTGCTGAACGGCATGGCCGACGGCCTCGAGCGCGAGGCGCGGGTGCAGCCGCCGGTCAACGGCGACGACAACGTCAGCGCGATCCCGCAGCTGCCGCGCGACATGGCGTCGGCGATCGCCACCTTCGAGACGTCGGACTTCGTCCGCCGGGGCTTCGGCACCGGCTGGCGCAAGGTGTTCGCCGCGGTCAAGCGCGCCGAGCTCGCCGCCTTCCTGGACGAGATCACGCCGCTCGAACGGTCGACCTATTTGTGA
- a CDS encoding ABC transporter permease, which yields MNNGKLSWFNVTSLVVGFAFLYLPILILVVFSFNESKLVTVWGGFSTKWYASLWHNEAIKDAAWVTLRVGVLSATFATVLGTMAALTLDRFTRFPGRTLFSAMVYAPLVMPEVITGLSLLLLFVAIGFDRGFWTVTIAHTTLTMCFVAVVVQSRLVTFDRSLEEAALDLGCPPVRTFFQITLPLILPAVVAGWMLAFTLSLDDLVIASFNTGPGATTLPIKIYSQVRLGVTPEINAVSTILIAVVACGVVAASVLTKRSELERERAERAAAAGG from the coding sequence ATGAACAACGGCAAGCTCTCCTGGTTCAACGTCACCTCGCTCGTGGTCGGCTTCGCCTTCCTCTACCTGCCGATCCTGATCCTGGTGGTGTTCTCCTTCAACGAATCGAAGCTCGTCACCGTCTGGGGCGGCTTCTCGACCAAGTGGTATGCCTCGCTGTGGCACAACGAGGCGATCAAGGACGCGGCCTGGGTCACGCTGCGCGTCGGCGTGCTCTCGGCGACCTTCGCCACCGTCCTCGGCACCATGGCGGCGCTGACGCTCGACCGCTTCACCCGCTTCCCCGGGCGGACGCTGTTCTCGGCGATGGTCTACGCACCGCTGGTGATGCCGGAGGTGATCACCGGCCTGTCGCTGCTGCTGCTGTTCGTCGCGATCGGCTTCGACCGCGGCTTCTGGACGGTGACGATCGCGCACACCACGCTCACCATGTGCTTCGTCGCGGTGGTGGTGCAGTCGCGGCTCGTCACCTTCGACCGCAGCCTCGAGGAGGCCGCGCTCGATCTCGGCTGCCCGCCGGTCCGGACCTTCTTCCAGATCACGCTGCCGCTGATCCTGCCGGCGGTGGTGGCCGGCTGGATGCTGGCCTTCACGCTCTCGCTCGACGACCTCGTGATCGCCAGCTTCAACACCGGTCCGGGCGCGACCACGCTGCCGATCAAGATCTACAGCCAGGTCCGCCTCGGCGTGACGCCGGAGATCAACGCCGTCTCCACGATCCTGATCGCGGTGGTGGCCTGCGGCGTCGTCGCCGCGTCGGTGCTGACCAAGCGCAGCGAACTCGAGCGCGAGCGCGCCGAGCGCGCGGCTGCGGCGGGCGGCTGA
- a CDS encoding polyamine ABC transporter substrate-binding protein, which yields MLGVGGAAAEDRVVNVYNWSDYIDPTILEDFTKETGIKVVYDVFDSNELVETKLLAGGSGYDVVVPTGPFLARQITAGVFQKLDKAKLPNLVNVWPDIAARLAKYDPGNEYAVNYMWGTTGIGLNVDKIKAIAPDAPVDSLKMIFDPAWAAKFKDCGISVLDAPDETLAIAMNYLGKDPDSKDPADLEAAGELWKSVAPYIQKFNSSAYIDALANGDICLALGWSGDVLQAATRAEEAKNGVKVDYHIPVEGTYMWFDNLAIPADAQHVDEAHAFINYLLKPEVIAKASNYVAYANGNLASQQFIDKAIIDNPAVYPPADVVKRLFTISPYDPKSQRVLTRVWTAVKTGS from the coding sequence ATGCTCGGCGTCGGCGGTGCCGCCGCCGAGGACCGCGTCGTCAACGTCTACAACTGGTCGGACTACATCGACCCGACCATCCTCGAGGACTTCACCAAGGAGACCGGGATCAAGGTCGTCTACGACGTGTTCGATTCCAACGAGCTCGTCGAGACGAAGCTGCTCGCGGGCGGCTCGGGCTACGACGTGGTGGTGCCCACGGGTCCCTTCCTCGCCCGTCAGATCACGGCCGGCGTGTTCCAGAAGCTCGACAAGGCCAAGCTGCCGAACCTCGTCAACGTCTGGCCCGACATCGCGGCGCGGCTCGCCAAGTACGACCCGGGCAACGAATACGCCGTCAACTACATGTGGGGCACCACCGGCATCGGCCTCAACGTCGACAAGATCAAGGCGATCGCGCCCGACGCGCCGGTCGACAGCCTGAAGATGATCTTCGACCCGGCCTGGGCCGCCAAGTTCAAGGACTGCGGCATCAGCGTGCTCGACGCGCCTGACGAGACGCTGGCGATCGCCATGAACTATCTCGGCAAGGATCCAGACAGCAAGGACCCGGCCGATCTCGAGGCCGCCGGCGAACTCTGGAAGTCCGTCGCCCCCTACATCCAGAAGTTCAACTCGTCGGCCTACATCGACGCGCTCGCCAACGGCGACATCTGCCTCGCGCTCGGCTGGTCGGGCGACGTGCTGCAGGCCGCCACGCGCGCCGAAGAGGCCAAGAACGGCGTCAAGGTCGACTACCACATCCCCGTCGAGGGCACCTACATGTGGTTCGACAACCTCGCCATCCCCGCCGACGCCCAGCACGTCGACGAGGCGCACGCCTTCATCAACTACCTGCTGAAGCCCGAGGTGATCGCCAAGGCCTCGAACTACGTCGCCTACGCCAACGGCAACCTCGCCTCGCAGCAGTTCATCGACAAGGCGATCATCGACAATCCCGCGGTCTACCCGCCGGCAGACGTCGTGAAGCGGCTCTTCACGATCTCGCCCTACGACCCGAAGTCCCAGCGCGTGCTGACCCGGGTCTGGACCGCGGTGAAGACCGGTTCCTGA
- a CDS encoding aspartate aminotransferase family protein, protein MTLHNKYPTAHYRALDAAHHVHPFSDTRALNAEGSRIIVKGEGVWLTDSDGNRILDGMAGLWCVNIGHGRAEVAEAVQRQMLELSYYNTFFKTSHPPAIELAALLAEIAPARFNRVFFTGSGSEANDTVLRLVRTYWATLGKPDKQVIVARRNAYHGSTVAGASLGGMGPMHKQGGLPIPGIHHIAQPYWFGEGGEMSRDEFGLWAARELEKAIDAIGEDKIAAFIAEPIQGAGGVVIPPDTYWPEVARICREREILFVSDEVICGFGRLGRWFGSEYFGTEPDLMPIAKGLSSGYLPIGGVMISDKVAAVLEETGDFNHGFTYSAHPVCCAAAIANLEIIRRDKLVERVADDIGPYLRERWLKLGDHPLVGEARMTGLVGALELVPAKPSRRRFEGDGKVGLKCRDFSFRNGLVMRAVGDTMIISPPLVISHEEADELVRLAARTLDMTHDALKAEGLMG, encoded by the coding sequence ATGACCCTCCACAACAAGTACCCCACCGCGCACTACCGGGCGCTCGACGCCGCGCACCACGTGCATCCGTTCTCGGACACGCGCGCGCTCAACGCCGAGGGCAGCCGGATCATCGTCAAGGGCGAGGGCGTCTGGCTGACCGACAGCGACGGCAACCGCATCCTCGACGGCATGGCCGGGCTGTGGTGCGTCAACATCGGCCACGGCCGGGCCGAGGTGGCCGAGGCGGTGCAGCGCCAGATGCTGGAGCTGTCCTACTACAACACCTTCTTCAAGACCTCGCATCCGCCGGCGATCGAACTCGCGGCGCTGCTCGCCGAGATCGCGCCGGCCCGCTTCAACCGGGTGTTCTTCACCGGTTCGGGCTCCGAGGCCAACGACACCGTGCTGCGCCTCGTGCGCACCTATTGGGCGACGCTCGGCAAGCCCGACAAGCAGGTGATCGTCGCCCGCCGCAACGCCTACCACGGCTCCACCGTCGCCGGCGCCTCGCTCGGCGGCATGGGTCCGATGCACAAGCAGGGCGGCTTGCCGATTCCCGGCATCCACCACATCGCCCAGCCCTACTGGTTCGGCGAGGGCGGCGAGATGAGCCGCGACGAGTTCGGCCTGTGGGCGGCGCGCGAGCTCGAGAAGGCGATCGACGCCATCGGCGAGGACAAGATCGCCGCCTTCATCGCCGAGCCGATCCAGGGCGCCGGCGGCGTGGTGATCCCGCCCGACACCTACTGGCCCGAGGTCGCCCGCATCTGCCGCGAGCGCGAAATCCTGTTCGTCTCCGACGAGGTGATCTGCGGCTTCGGCCGGCTCGGCCGCTGGTTCGGCTCCGAGTATTTCGGCACCGAACCCGACCTGATGCCGATCGCCAAGGGCCTGTCGTCCGGCTATCTGCCGATCGGCGGCGTGATGATCTCGGACAAGGTCGCCGCCGTGCTGGAGGAGACCGGCGACTTCAACCACGGCTTCACCTATTCGGCCCATCCGGTCTGCTGCGCGGCGGCGATCGCCAACCTCGAGATCATCCGCCGCGACAAGCTGGTCGAGCGCGTCGCCGACGACATCGGACCCTACCTCCGCGAGCGCTGGTTGAAGCTCGGCGACCACCCGCTGGTCGGCGAGGCCCGGATGACCGGTCTCGTCGGCGCGCTCGAGCTGGTGCCGGCGAAGCCCTCGCGCCGCCGCTTCGAGGGCGACGGCAAGGTCGGCCTGAAGTGCCGCGACTTCTCGTTCAGGAACGGCCTCGTCATGCGCGCCGTCGGCGACACCATGATCATCTCGCCGCCGCTGGTGATCAGCCACGAGGAGGCCGACGAACTCGTCCGTCTCGCCGCCCGCACCCTCGACATGACCCACGACGCGCTGAAGGCCGAG
- a CDS encoding glutamine synthetase family protein has translation MTALTPSGQTATGQDRATSSLRGVASAEEAKLWLRERGIEDIECMAPDQAGVARGKLMPADKFFGSPTMSIPTSVFAQTITGEYPAEDASFKQDPTDGDILLKPDFSTLAVVPWASDPTAQIIHDAYTRDGRPVDIAPRQLLKRITALYDREGWTPVVAPEMEFYLVKQNKDPDYQLEPPVGRSGRAESGRQSYSIQAVNEFDDLFDDIYDFSEAQGLEIDTLIHEEGAAQMEINLRHGDPLQLADQVFLFKRTIREAALRHNMYATFMAKPMSREPGSAMHIHQSVVDAATGRNIFSNEDGTPSSDFFAFIAGQQKYLPSVMCMLAPYVNSYRRLARGTAAPINVHWGYDNRTVGIRVPNSGPQARRVENRVPSSDANPYLALAASLACGYLGIKEELSPEDPIDGSARHLPFGLPRGLLEALALFEETEELADIFGQRFVSTYRAIKQQEYETFMQVISSWEREYLLLSV, from the coding sequence ATGACCGCCCTCACGCCCTCCGGCCAGACCGCCACCGGTCAGGACCGCGCCACCAGTTCGCTGCGTGGCGTCGCCAGCGCCGAGGAGGCCAAGCTGTGGCTGCGCGAGCGCGGCATCGAGGACATCGAGTGCATGGCCCCCGATCAGGCGGGCGTGGCGCGCGGCAAGCTGATGCCGGCCGACAAGTTCTTCGGCAGCCCGACCATGTCGATCCCGACGTCGGTGTTCGCCCAGACCATCACCGGCGAATACCCGGCCGAGGACGCCAGTTTCAAACAGGACCCGACCGACGGCGACATCCTGCTGAAGCCCGATTTCTCGACGCTGGCCGTGGTGCCCTGGGCCTCCGACCCGACGGCGCAGATCATCCACGACGCCTACACCCGCGACGGCCGCCCGGTCGACATCGCGCCGCGCCAGCTCCTGAAACGGATCACCGCGCTCTACGACCGCGAGGGCTGGACCCCGGTGGTGGCGCCGGAGATGGAGTTCTACCTCGTCAAGCAGAACAAGGACCCGGACTACCAGCTCGAGCCGCCGGTCGGCCGCTCGGGCCGCGCCGAGAGCGGCCGGCAGTCCTATTCGATCCAGGCCGTCAACGAGTTCGACGACCTCTTCGACGACATCTACGACTTCTCCGAGGCGCAGGGGCTCGAGATCGACACGCTCATCCACGAGGAGGGCGCGGCGCAGATGGAGATCAACCTGCGGCACGGCGATCCGCTGCAGCTCGCCGATCAGGTGTTCCTGTTCAAGCGCACGATCCGCGAGGCGGCGCTGCGCCACAACATGTACGCCACCTTCATGGCCAAGCCCATGAGCCGCGAGCCCGGCTCTGCGATGCACATCCACCAGTCGGTGGTCGACGCCGCCACCGGCCGCAACATCTTCTCCAACGAGGACGGCACGCCCTCGTCCGACTTCTTCGCCTTCATCGCGGGACAGCAGAAGTACCTGCCGTCGGTGATGTGCATGCTGGCGCCCTACGTCAACAGCTACCGCCGGCTCGCCCGCGGCACCGCGGCGCCGATCAACGTCCACTGGGGCTACGACAACCGCACCGTCGGCATCCGCGTGCCGAACTCCGGGCCGCAGGCGCGGCGCGTCGAGAACCGGGTGCCGTCGTCGGACGCCAACCCGTATCTCGCCCTCGCCGCCTCGCTCGCCTGCGGCTACCTCGGCATCAAGGAGGAGCTGTCGCCGGAGGACCCGATCGACGGTTCCGCCCGCCACCTGCCCTTCGGCCTGCCCCGCGGCCTGCTCGAGGCCCTCGCCCTGTTCGAGGAGACCGAGGAGCTCGCCGACATCTTCGGCCAGCGCTTCGTCTCGACCTACCGCGCGATCAAGCAGCAGGAATACGAGACCTTCATGCAGGTGATCTCCAGCTGGGAGCGGGAGTATCTGCTGCTGAGCGTCTGA
- a CDS encoding ABC transporter permease has translation MARGRPAASGSESVARAPGGRPPGARDASALPWLIASGLVVLAVLAPFGGLVFYALRGSGDLWPHLVGTILPQAIGTTALLLAGVGIAVSVMGVGLAWLVANYRFPGRRMLEWALLLPLAVPSYIVAYAYLDVLHPLGPVQSTLRMLLGISSPRGLWFPEIRSLGGAIFVLSFILYPYVYLPARALFLMQSPAMVEVARTLGRSRTAVFFKVALPLARPAVAIGASLALMEALNDIGASEFLGVRTLTVAIYTTWVTRSSIEGASQIALVMLALVMALVILERRGRRRQRYVARSARARTAVPTAIVGWRAPLATLVASLPIVIGFAVPASYLVYHAGLRVAEGGIPPALAGWVLNTVTAAAGATVVAIALGLLVAYTGRFARHAAAPVLVRLSGLGYAVPGTVLAAGMLMPFATLDNAIADAMRALTGARVGLVLSGLGVVLIAGYVIRFLGVATGGIEAGLAKISPSLDMAARSLGCRPARTVWRIHVPLIRPAIAAAALLVFVDCMKELALTLLLRPLGFETLATTVYAEAARGTYEDGSVAALMIVLVGLGPVILLARTSFRDGPAGARRRGASSTTAAAVTAGELPAV, from the coding sequence ATGGCACGAGGCCGCCCGGCGGCGTCCGGATCCGAGAGCGTGGCGCGGGCACCCGGCGGACGTCCGCCGGGTGCCCGCGACGCCAGCGCGCTCCCCTGGCTGATCGCCAGCGGCCTCGTCGTCCTCGCCGTGCTCGCCCCCTTCGGCGGCCTCGTGTTCTACGCCCTGCGCGGTTCGGGCGATCTCTGGCCGCATCTGGTCGGCACCATCCTGCCCCAGGCGATCGGCACCACCGCGCTGCTGCTCGCCGGCGTCGGCATCGCCGTCTCGGTGATGGGCGTCGGCCTCGCCTGGCTGGTGGCGAACTACCGCTTCCCCGGGCGCCGCATGCTGGAATGGGCGCTGCTGCTGCCGCTGGCGGTGCCGTCCTACATCGTGGCCTACGCCTATCTCGACGTGCTGCACCCGCTCGGACCGGTGCAGTCGACGCTCAGGATGCTCCTCGGCATCTCGAGCCCGCGCGGCCTGTGGTTCCCGGAGATCCGCTCGCTCGGCGGCGCGATCTTCGTGCTGTCCTTCATCCTCTACCCCTACGTCTACCTGCCGGCGCGGGCGCTGTTCCTGATGCAGTCGCCTGCGATGGTCGAGGTGGCGCGCACGCTCGGCCGCTCGCGCACCGCGGTGTTCTTCAAGGTGGCGCTGCCGCTGGCGCGGCCGGCGGTGGCGATCGGCGCCAGCCTCGCCCTGATGGAGGCGCTGAACGACATCGGTGCCTCCGAATTCCTCGGCGTGCGCACGCTGACGGTGGCGATCTACACCACCTGGGTCACGCGCTCCTCGATCGAGGGCGCCTCGCAGATCGCCCTGGTGATGCTGGCGCTGGTGATGGCGCTGGTGATCCTCGAGCGCCGCGGCCGCCGCCGCCAGCGCTACGTCGCGCGCTCGGCGCGGGCGCGCACGGCGGTGCCCACCGCCATCGTCGGCTGGCGCGCCCCGCTTGCCACCCTGGTGGCGAGCCTGCCGATCGTGATCGGCTTCGCCGTGCCGGCGAGCTACCTCGTCTACCACGCCGGCCTGCGCGTCGCCGAAGGCGGGATCCCGCCCGCCCTCGCCGGCTGGGTGCTGAACACGGTGACGGCGGCCGCCGGCGCCACGGTGGTCGCGATCGCGCTCGGGCTCCTCGTCGCCTACACCGGCCGCTTCGCCCGCCACGCCGCGGCGCCGGTGCTGGTGCGCCTGTCCGGCCTCGGCTACGCGGTACCGGGCACCGTGCTCGCGGCCGGCATGCTGATGCCCTTCGCCACCCTCGACAACGCCATCGCCGACGCGATGCGCGCGCTCACCGGCGCCCGCGTCGGATTGGTGCTGTCCGGGCTCGGCGTGGTGCTGATCGCCGGCTACGTCATCCGTTTCCTCGGTGTCGCCACCGGCGGCATCGAGGCCGGTCTCGCCAAGATCTCGCCCTCGCTCGACATGGCCGCCCGCTCGCTCGGCTGCCGGCCGGCGCGGACGGTGTGGCGCATCCACGTGCCGCTGATCCGGCCGGCGATCGCCGCAGCGGCGCTGTTGGTGTTCGTCGACTGCATGAAGGAACTGGCGCTGACGCTACTCTTGCGCCCGCTCGGCTTCGAGACGCTGGCGACCACCGTCTACGCCGAGGCGGCGCGCGGCACCTACGAGGACGGTTCGGTCGCCGCCCTGATGATCGTGCTGGTCGGCCTCGGCCCGGTGATCCTGCTCGCCCGCACCAGCTTCCGCGACGGCCCCGCCGGCGCCCGCCGCCGCGGCGCCTCGTCGACCACCGCGGCGGCGGTGACCGCGGGCGAGTTGCCGGCAGTCTGA
- a CDS encoding ABC transporter ATP-binding protein, whose amino-acid sequence MAKTLGPVKRKFAPWDEPGAKPYIRFENVTKRFGDFVAVDNLTLDIYEREFFSLLGPSGCGKTTLMRMLAGFEEPTEGRILLDGKALAGVPPYRRPVNMMFQSYALFPHMSVEANIAFGLKQDGLPKADIDKRVAEMLRLVKLEPFAKRKPHQLSGGQRQRVALARSLAKRPKVLLLDEPLGALDKKLREETQFELMDLQVQLGLTFVIVTHDQEEAMTVSDRIAVMDHGKMIQIAPPAEIYEQPATKYVADFIGDINIVEGKIAAIGGGSARLQCETIGIAIEAEHAGGGKVGDTAWFAIRPEKVTISLDPPAPGAVNAITGEVWDIGYLGDVSVYRVKLPNGTVVKATIANRTRVVERPITWDDKVTLSWPRDAGLVLIK is encoded by the coding sequence ATGGCGAAGACGCTGGGGCCGGTGAAGCGCAAGTTCGCACCGTGGGACGAGCCGGGCGCCAAGCCCTACATCCGGTTCGAGAACGTCACGAAGCGCTTCGGCGACTTCGTCGCCGTCGACAACCTCACGCTCGACATCTACGAGCGCGAGTTCTTCTCGCTGCTCGGGCCGTCCGGCTGCGGCAAGACCACGCTGATGCGCATGCTCGCCGGCTTCGAGGAGCCGACCGAGGGCCGGATCCTGCTCGACGGCAAGGCGCTCGCCGGGGTGCCGCCCTATCGGCGCCCGGTCAACATGATGTTCCAGTCCTACGCGCTGTTCCCGCACATGAGCGTCGAGGCGAACATCGCCTTCGGCCTCAAGCAGGACGGCCTGCCGAAGGCCGACATCGACAAGCGCGTCGCCGAGATGCTGCGCCTCGTCAAGCTGGAGCCCTTCGCCAAGCGCAAGCCGCACCAGCTCTCCGGCGGTCAGCGCCAGCGCGTCGCGCTCGCCCGTTCGCTCGCCAAGCGCCCCAAGGTGCTGCTGCTCGACGAGCCGCTCGGCGCGCTCGACAAGAAGCTGCGCGAGGAGACCCAGTTCGAACTGATGGATCTCCAGGTCCAACTCGGCCTCACCTTCGTGATCGTGACCCACGACCAGGAGGAGGCGATGACCGTGTCCGACCGCATCGCGGTGATGGACCACGGCAAGATGATCCAGATCGCCCCGCCGGCGGAGATCTACGAGCAGCCGGCCACCAAATACGTCGCCGACTTCATCGGCGACATCAACATCGTCGAGGGCAAGATCGCCGCGATCGGCGGCGGCTCGGCCCGGCTCCAATGCGAGACCATCGGCATCGCGATCGAGGCCGAGCACGCCGGCGGCGGCAAGGTCGGTGACACCGCCTGGTTCGCGATCCGCCCGGAGAAGGTGACGATCTCGCTCGATCCGCCGGCGCCCGGCGCCGTCAACGCGATCACCGGCGAGGTCTGGGACATCGGCTATCTCGGCGACGTCTCGGTCTACCGCGTCAAGCTGCCGAACGGCACGGTGGTCAAGGCGACGATCGCCAACCGCACCCGCGTGGTCGAGCGGCCGATCACCTGGGACGACAAGGTGACGCTGTCCTGGCCGCGCGACGCCGGTCTCGTCCTGATCAAGTGA
- a CDS encoding GntR family transcriptional regulator has product MARTAGGEADETGIADADAAGTEAPIRSAVRERVTLSLREALIIGRIQPGRPVTLRGLAEQLGVSPMPVREAIRGLAAERALDISESGRIAVPRMTEQRFCEILEARALLEPKAAALAAPNIGREHVRQLKQIDDAIDVSLVSGDVESYMRQNHAFHFTIYRQSRSDVFLPLVEAVWLRFGPFMRMIYGRVGTTGLVDHHKAAIRAAADGDADGLAQAILLDIREGMELIGEALEAEAALPEKKAGRSRRT; this is encoded by the coding sequence ATGGCGCGGACGGCGGGTGGGGAGGCGGACGAGACGGGCATCGCCGACGCCGACGCGGCGGGGACCGAGGCGCCGATCCGCTCGGCGGTGCGCGAACGCGTCACCCTGTCGCTGCGCGAGGCGCTGATCATCGGTCGGATCCAGCCGGGCCGTCCCGTGACCCTGCGCGGCCTCGCCGAGCAGCTCGGCGTCAGCCCGATGCCGGTGCGCGAGGCGATCCGCGGCCTCGCCGCCGAGCGCGCCCTCGACATTTCCGAGAGCGGGCGCATCGCCGTGCCGCGGATGACCGAGCAGCGTTTCTGCGAGATCCTGGAGGCGCGCGCCCTGCTCGAGCCCAAGGCGGCCGCCCTCGCCGCCCCGAACATCGGCCGCGAGCACGTCCGCCAGCTGAAGCAGATCGACGACGCCATCGACGTCAGCCTCGTCTCCGGTGACGTCGAGAGCTACATGCGCCAGAACCACGCCTTCCACTTCACCATCTACCGGCAGTCGCGCTCGGACGTGTTCCTGCCGCTGGTGGAGGCGGTGTGGTTGCGCTTCGGCCCGTTCATGCGGATGATCTACGGCCGGGTCGGTACGACCGGCCTCGTCGACCACCACAAGGCGGCCATCCGCGCCGCCGCCGACGGTGACGCCGACGGCTTGGCGCAGGCGATCCTGCTGGACATCCGCGAGGGCATGGAGCTGATCGGCGAGGCGCTCGAGGCGGAGGCGGCGCTGCCCGAAAAGAAGGCGGGCCGCAGCCGCCGGACCTGA
- a CDS encoding ABC transporter permease subunit, whose translation MADESSPAGGAPKSRWLVVLVPYLWSVVFFLAPFFIIAKISLSQTAIAMPPYTPVFDGLATLGQKLSELSFDNYVFLTEDALYYSSYLSSLRIAAISTLLLLLIGYPVAYAMARAPKSLRPMLVMLVILPFWTSFLIRVYAWIGILKPEGLLTLLLQTLHVLGPDEQVRIYNTETAVFIGIVYSYLPFMVLPLYSALEKLDATLLEAASDLGCPPMKSFWVITFPLSLPGVIAGSFLCFIPIVGEFVIPDLLGGASTKMIGKTLWNEFFNNRDWPVSSAVAVVLLVILVVPIVIFQNYQKRV comes from the coding sequence ATGGCCGACGAGTCCTCCCCCGCCGGCGGCGCGCCGAAGTCGCGCTGGCTGGTCGTCCTGGTGCCGTATCTGTGGAGCGTGGTCTTCTTCCTGGCCCCGTTCTTCATCATCGCGAAGATCTCGCTGTCGCAGACGGCGATCGCGATGCCGCCCTACACGCCGGTGTTCGACGGCCTCGCCACGCTCGGGCAGAAGCTCTCCGAACTCTCCTTCGACAACTACGTCTTCCTGACCGAGGACGCGCTCTACTACTCGTCCTACCTGTCGTCGCTGCGCATCGCCGCGATCTCCACGCTGCTCCTGCTGCTGATCGGCTACCCGGTCGCCTACGCCATGGCGCGGGCGCCGAAGTCGCTCCGGCCGATGCTGGTGATGCTGGTGATCCTGCCGTTCTGGACCAGCTTCCTGATCCGCGTCTACGCCTGGATCGGCATCCTGAAGCCGGAGGGCCTGCTGACGCTGCTCTTGCAGACGCTGCACGTCCTCGGCCCCGACGAGCAGGTGCGCATCTACAACACCGAGACGGCGGTCTTCATCGGCATCGTCTACTCCTACCTGCCCTTCATGGTGCTGCCGCTCTACTCGGCGCTGGAGAAGCTCGACGCCACGCTGCTCGAGGCCGCCTCGGACCTCGGCTGCCCGCCCATGAAGTCGTTCTGGGTGATCACCTTCCCGCTGTCGCTGCCCGGCGTGATCGCGGGCTCGTTCCTCTGCTTCATCCCGATCGTCGGCGAGTTCGTGATCCCAGACCTGCTCGGCGGCGCCTCGACCAAGATGATCGGCAAGACGCTCTGGAACGAGTTTTTCAACAACCGCGACTGGCCGGTCTCGTCGGCGGTGGCGGTCGTCCTCCTCGTGATCCTGGTGGTGCCGATCGTGATCTTCCAGAACTACCAGAAGCGCGTCTGA